In a genomic window of Helianthus annuus cultivar XRQ/B chromosome 10, HanXRQr2.0-SUNRISE, whole genome shotgun sequence:
- the LOC110885578 gene encoding protein MCM10 homolog encodes MSTHGDDLDLLLSLQDRVLETPPSSPSPGYLSDDGSGRQRGQADMSVFRTAVEDCLDYEPESCKKNLKSNRVKTSSDVDVEKFSGLRIKNQLVSKMELSDRFEDIRFVRLTAIKNLLSGDTLSGCWATAGVLCSTGEKRTSSTGKPYTIWEISCLNEKTVSVFLFGNAYQKNCKEEAGTVFALFNCGVRKNPKSKEGFTLTVFNAPQLLKMGTSADFGQCKSCTQIINKRNGIYCQYHKKNASQKYSTKRVEFMGGNLKTAFNFKEKMQSEGIYMVENQTNVSKPGQPKKVLSVEGLRKALSNAGKVTTNEYSQGIRFLTEVAGKPSSTVNQPNKSSDKRKTPIGGSNPPEVKTSQQLNAKRIKIEKGQTSAVKVKEGAQKMVELEILSSDDELTFL; translated from the exons ATGTCAACACACGGTGACGATCTTGATCTTCTTCTCTCCCTGCAAGATAGGGTTCTAGAAACCCCGCCTTCATCTCCTTCACCCG GGTATCTATCAGATGATGGGTCAGGCAGGCAGAGGGGACAAGCAGACATGTCTGTCTTTAGAACTGCTGTTGAGGATTGCTTAGATTATGAGCCCGAATCTTGTAAGAAAAATCTCAAATCTAACCGTGTCAAGACCTCGAGTGACGTTGACGTTGAGAAATTCTCGGGTTTGAGAATCAA GAACCAGCTGGTCTCTAAGATGGAATTGAGTGATCGATTTGAAGATATTCGATTTGTTCGCTTAACAGCAATAAA GAATCTTTTATCTGGGGATACTCTTTCTGGTTGTTGGGCAACGGCCGGAGTTTTATGTAGTACGGGTGAAAAGAGAACTAGTTCTACAGGGAAGCCCTACACTATATGGGAAATCAGTTGTTTAAACGAAAAAACCGTTTCTGTTTTCTTGTTTGGAAATGCCTATCAAAAGAACTGCAAAGAAGAAGCTGGAACCGTATTTGCTCTATTCAATTGTGGTGTTCGTAAAAACCCAAAATCG aaagaAGGATTTACTTTGACAGTTTTTAATGCTCCACAACTGTTGAAAATGGGAACTTCTGCGGATTTCGGACAATGCAAATCTTGCACACAAATTATTAACAA GCGTAACGGAATATATTGCCAGTATCATAAAAAG AATGCTTCACAAAAATATTCAACTAAAAGAGTAGAGTTCATGGGAGG GAATTTAAAGACCGCCTTCAACTTCAAAGAGAAAATGCAATCGGAAGGCATTTACATGGTTGAAAACCAGACAAATGTATCTAAGCCTGGGCAGCCAAAGAAAGTTTTGTCCGTTGAGGGATTACGAAAGGCGTTAAG TAACGCAGGAAAAGTGACGACAAATGAATACTCACAAGGAATAAGATTTCTCACTGAAGTTGCAG GAAAACCAAGTTCAACTGTAAACCAACCAAATAAGAGCTCAGATAAAAGGAAAACGCCGATTGGGGGGTCAAACCCGCCTGAGGTCAAAACAAGTCAACAACTAAATGCAAAGAGAATAAAGATTGAAAAAGGTCAAACATCTGCAGTGAAAGTCAAAGAAGGTGCACAAAAGATGGTTGAGTTAGAAATTCTTAGTTCAGATGATGAGTTAACTTTTCTTTGA